One window of Campylobacter avium LMG 24591 genomic DNA carries:
- the ppk2 gene encoding polyphosphate kinase 2: MSNTVFSKEKEILKPQKNDKVKKKDKKDDNNYVSVRVKKSTIRYEKELRKLQIELLKFQNFVKEKGLKVLILTEGRDAAGKGGSIKRLTEHLNPRGCRVVALEKPSEVEKTQWYFQRYVSHLPAAGEIVIFDRSWYNRAGVEPVMGFCTQDEHKKFLKEVPLFEEMLVNSGILMFKFYFSVSKEEQKKRFESRKTDPLKQYKLSPVDEKSQKLWDKYTIAKYSMLLASNTPLCPWTIIGSDNKKKARLNVFRYILNNVEYKGKSKDIKEPDNDLVRSGEEEIKKMETNLSKSDEKFEYMDKK, encoded by the coding sequence ATGAGCAATACGGTGTTTTCTAAGGAAAAAGAGATTTTAAAGCCACAAAAAAATGACAAAGTTAAGAAAAAAGATAAAAAAGATGATAACAACTATGTCAGCGTAAGGGTTAAAAAAAGCACCATAAGATATGAAAAAGAGCTTAGAAAGCTTCAAATAGAACTTTTAAAATTTCAAAATTTCGTGAAAGAAAAGGGACTTAAGGTGCTCATCTTAACAGAGGGAAGAGACGCTGCTGGCAAAGGCGGCTCTATAAAAAGACTAACCGAGCATTTAAATCCTAGAGGCTGTAGGGTAGTAGCTCTTGAAAAGCCAAGTGAGGTGGAGAAAACTCAGTGGTATTTTCAAAGATATGTCTCTCATTTACCTGCTGCTGGCGAGATAGTTATCTTTGATAGATCTTGGTATAACAGGGCTGGAGTTGAGCCTGTTATGGGTTTTTGCACCCAAGATGAGCACAAGAAATTCCTAAAAGAAGTGCCTTTATTTGAGGAAATGTTGGTAAATAGCGGCATTTTGATGTTTAAATTTTATTTTTCAGTTTCAAAAGAGGAACAAAAAAAGAGATTTGAAAGTAGAAAAACCGACCCTTTAAAGCAGTATAAACTCTCTCCTGTTGATGAAAAGTCTCAAAAACTTTGGGATAAATACACCATAGCAAAGTATTCTATGCTTTTAGCTTCAAACACTCCTTTGTGCCCCTGGACCATTATTGGTTCAGACAATAAGAAAAAAGCTAGATTAAATGTATTTAGATACATACTAAACAATGTTGAGTACAAGGGCAAAAGCAAGGACATAAAAGAGCCTGATAATGACCTTGTTAGAAGCGGTGAAGAGGAAATCAAAAAAATGGAGACGAATCTTTCAAAAAGTGATGAAAAATTTGAATATATGGATAAAAAATGA
- a CDS encoding M20 metallopeptidase family protein, with protein sequence MLEKVKRLCDKYYDEMAAFREHLHQYPELSFEEFETAKKVCAFLDKYKIPYKKDIAKTGILAIIEGKKSTSKKCVLLRADMDALPVEEDTNLPYSSKVKGKMHACGHDGHTSGLLGAALILNELKDEFSGTVKIMFQPAEENGGGAKPMIDEGILENPKVDAVFGCHLWGPMLENTAQIVSGEMMAGVDVFDLEFIGKGGHGAHPHTTIDALLMGARFVNNIQAVVSRRIKPVEAGVITVGRIEAGTTYNIIPERSKLQGTVRFLNDETQSILQKSIEDTAKAVALEFGGDYELKYKREYPPLINDEAMAIVARKAFAKVLGEQNLINNAKPDMGAEDFAFLTRARQGAYVFVGISKDLNNPALHHSPHFSWDTKNIKNLMQGDAMMALEFLNS encoded by the coding sequence ATGTTAGAAAAGGTAAAAAGATTATGTGATAAGTATTATGATGAAATGGCTGCTTTTAGGGAGCACTTGCACCAATACCCAGAGCTTTCTTTTGAAGAATTTGAAACTGCTAAAAAAGTTTGTGCCTTTCTTGATAAGTATAAAATTCCTTATAAAAAAGATATAGCCAAGACTGGTATTTTGGCGATTATAGAGGGTAAAAAATCTACTAGTAAAAAATGTGTTCTTTTAAGGGCTGATATGGATGCTTTACCTGTTGAAGAGGATACAAATTTGCCTTACTCTTCCAAGGTAAAAGGAAAAATGCACGCTTGCGGACATGATGGACATACTTCCGGACTTTTGGGAGCGGCACTTATATTAAATGAGCTAAAGGATGAGTTTAGTGGCACCGTTAAGATTATGTTTCAACCAGCTGAGGAAAATGGTGGCGGTGCAAAGCCTATGATAGATGAGGGAATTTTAGAAAATCCTAAGGTGGATGCTGTTTTTGGTTGTCATCTTTGGGGACCTATGCTTGAAAACACAGCTCAAATCGTAAGTGGGGAAATGATGGCTGGAGTTGATGTCTTTGACTTAGAATTTATAGGCAAGGGCGGACACGGAGCACATCCACATACTACTATAGACGCCTTGCTTATGGGAGCTAGGTTTGTAAATAACATTCAGGCTGTGGTTTCAAGACGCATAAAACCTGTTGAGGCAGGAGTTATCACGGTTGGTAGGATAGAGGCTGGAACTACTTATAATATCATCCCTGAAAGGTCTAAACTCCAAGGCACAGTGCGTTTTTTAAACGATGAAACGCAAAGCATTTTGCAAAAAAGCATAGAAGATACTGCTAAGGCTGTGGCACTTGAGTTTGGGGGTGATTATGAGCTTAAGTATAAAAGAGAGTATCCGCCTTTAATAAACGATGAAGCTATGGCCATAGTGGCTAGAAAAGCCTTTGCTAAGGTTTTAGGAGAGCAAAATTTAATAAACAATGCAAAGCCTGATATGGGTGCTGAGGACTTTGCTTTTTTAACAAGGGCTAGGCAAGGTGCTTATGTCTTTGTTGGAATTTCAAAGGATTTAAACAATCCTGCACTACATCATAGTCCTCATTTTAGCTGGGACACAAAAAATATAAAGAATTTAATGCAAGGCGATGCGATGATGGCACTTGAGTTTTTAAACTCTTAA
- a CDS encoding DUF4879 domain-containing protein codes for MKNKFFLTVALSALCLVFLNAKDVDPTEGKEKISRAGLDMYVNPDSPLKEGFLNGKYDKSLTQIKELFEKDKQNPRAPAPPVSGVGIWLVASEKGGEELIAPGQTQTNRNHGGSTMYVSTVVKGYGGISSDFASYGGPGFILNYVDNIPIDFNGDRIVDGWLISWDLSGKSPGGQFLYTARSMNPGPTMQTYINIR; via the coding sequence ATGAAAAATAAATTTTTTCTAACAGTTGCACTAAGTGCCTTGTGTTTAGTATTTCTTAATGCTAAGGATGTAGACCCTACTGAGGGTAAGGAAAAAATAAGTAGAGCTGGGCTGGATATGTATGTAAATCCTGATTCACCTTTAAAAGAAGGTTTTTTAAACGGGAAGTATGATAAAAGCTTGACACAGATAAAAGAACTCTTTGAAAAGGATAAGCAAAATCCTAGAGCTCCTGCCCCGCCTGTAAGTGGTGTTGGTATTTGGCTTGTAGCTTCTGAAAAAGGCGGAGAAGAGTTAATAGCCCCAGGACAAACTCAAACAAACAGAAATCACGGTGGTTCAACCATGTATGTATCCACAGTTGTAAAGGGATATGGTGGAATTTCTAGTGATTTTGCTAGTTATGGTGGTCCAGGTTTTATTCTTAATTATGTAGATAACATACCAATAGATTTTAATGGAGATAGAATTGTAGATGGTTGGCTCATATCTTGGGATTTATCAGGCAAAAGTCCGGGAGGACAGTTTTTATACACAGCAAGGTCTATGAATCCTGGTCCAACTATGCAAACTTATATAAACATAAGGTAG
- the ilvA gene encoding threonine ammonia-lyase, whose product MIELNKIYQAKQKIADFALKTPLSHSHFLSDICNAKIYLKNENLQRTGAYKIRGAYNKIANLSESQKKNGVIAASAGNHAQGVAISAKNFGIKSTIVMPESTPLLKVSATKNLGAEVILKGDNFDESYDFAIKYARKNNMSFIHPFEDDLVIAGQGTVMLEMLDDINDLDAVLVPVGGGGLISGVASAAKQINPDIKIVGVSAKGAPAMYESYKNKKIKNSKSVRTIADGIAVRDVNAKNLDIILECVDDFVQVDDEEIAEAVLFLLEKHKIIVEGAGAASVAALLHKKMKFKKDSKIAAILSGGNIDVQMLNIIIEKGLFKAHRKMQIMVTLIDKPGALLDLTDSLKKANANIVKIDYDRFSTKLDYGDAMISITLETKGFEHQEELRKILKEKAYKFSEIL is encoded by the coding sequence ATGATAGAGCTAAATAAAATTTATCAAGCAAAACAAAAAATAGCTGATTTTGCTCTTAAAACTCCTCTTTCGCATTCTCATTTTTTAAGTGATATTTGCAATGCAAAAATCTACCTTAAAAATGAAAATTTGCAAAGAACCGGTGCGTATAAGATACGAGGTGCGTATAATAAAATAGCAAATTTAAGCGAAAGCCAAAAGAAAAATGGGGTCATAGCAGCAAGTGCGGGCAATCACGCACAAGGAGTTGCCATAAGTGCTAAAAATTTTGGCATAAAAAGCACTATAGTAATGCCTGAATCAACTCCTCTTTTAAAGGTAAGTGCTACTAAGAATTTAGGTGCTGAAGTGATATTAAAGGGAGATAATTTTGATGAGTCTTATGATTTTGCGATAAAATATGCAAGAAAAAATAATATGAGCTTTATACACCCTTTTGAAGATGATTTGGTTATAGCCGGACAAGGCACTGTTATGCTTGAAATGCTAGATGATATAAATGACCTAGATGCTGTGCTTGTTCCAGTTGGAGGCGGAGGGCTTATAAGCGGTGTAGCAAGTGCTGCAAAACAGATAAATCCGGATATTAAGATAGTGGGAGTAAGTGCAAAAGGTGCTCCTGCAATGTATGAAAGCTATAAAAACAAAAAGATTAAAAATTCAAAGTCTGTCCGCACGATAGCCGACGGTATAGCTGTTAGAGACGTGAATGCTAAAAATCTTGATATTATATTAGAATGCGTTGATGATTTCGTCCAAGTAGATGATGAGGAAATAGCAGAAGCTGTATTGTTTTTGCTGGAAAAACATAAAATAATCGTTGAGGGTGCAGGAGCTGCCTCTGTAGCAGCACTGTTGCATAAAAAGATGAAATTTAAAAAAGATTCAAAGATAGCAGCCATCTTAAGTGGCGGAAATATAGATGTGCAAATGCTAAATATAATTATAGAAAAAGGGCTTTTCAAAGCTCACAGAAAAATGCAAATAATGGTTACGCTTATAGACAAACCTGGAGCTTTGCTAGACTTAACAGATAGCTTAAAAAAAGCTAATGCTAACATTGTAAAGATAGATTACGATAGATTTTCTACAAAGCTTGACTATGGAGATGCAATGATAAGCATAACCCTTGAAACAAAGGGCTTTGAACACCAAGAGGAGCTTAGAAAAATTCTTAAAGAAAAAGCTTATAAATTTAGCGAAATTCTATAA
- a CDS encoding CoA-binding protein, translating into MKDFMKDVKTIAVLGLSPDKSKASHIVAKYLQESGFKIIPIYPKEDIILNEKVFRALEDVNEKIDLLVLFRKGEVASEIFDTVLKKGIKRFWLQLGIKNEAVKAKCLENNIAFVQDKCIMQELKAIK; encoded by the coding sequence ATGAAAGACTTTATGAAAGATGTTAAAACTATAGCAGTACTTGGACTAAGCCCTGATAAAAGCAAGGCTTCGCACATTGTGGCTAAGTATCTGCAAGAAAGTGGCTTTAAAATTATACCTATATACCCAAAAGAGGATATTATACTTAATGAAAAGGTGTTTAGAGCACTTGAGGATGTAAATGAAAAAATAGATTTGCTTGTGCTCTTTAGAAAGGGTGAAGTTGCTAGTGAAATTTTTGATACCGTCTTAAAAAAGGGCATTAAAAGATTTTGGCTACAGCTTGGCATAAAAAACGAAGCTGTTAAGGCAAAATGCCTTGAAAACAACATAGCTTTCGTGCAAGATAAGTGCATAATGCAAGAACTAAAGGCGATAAAATGA
- the trmA gene encoding tRNA (uridine(54)-C5)-methyltransferase TrmA, giving the protein MNLDEKSSYLKELFKDFTFDFVSFASNTKSYRNKLELAIFHQDDEIHYAMFEGKKKYIVKECKIANEKIQDLMPLVLKALNSNKALKERLFGVEFLSTKLDMSLTLLYHKDIEQIKTELNKFSESLNLKLIARSRGKKLVFKDEILKQELEIYNKKYHYVYTNECFCQANTYINEKMIEWLLKELKDEKKRDLLELYCGYGNFTLPLSFIFERVVATELSKKNIEFALKNCELNGVKNIKFLRLSSEDFSKAIKKEREFFRLRDVNLDEFYFSHILLDPPRAGLSKEVVTLAKNYENIIYISCNPQSLRQNLEHLKEYELKKLALFDQFVDTKHIECIAILKRKV; this is encoded by the coding sequence TTGAATCTTGATGAAAAAAGCTCTTATTTAAAGGAGCTTTTCAAGGATTTTACCTTTGACTTCGTAAGCTTTGCTTCAAACACGAAGTCTTACAGGAACAAGCTTGAGCTTGCTATCTTTCATCAAGATGATGAAATTCACTACGCTATGTTTGAGGGCAAAAAAAAGTATATAGTAAAAGAATGCAAGATAGCAAATGAAAAGATACAAGATTTGATGCCCCTTGTCTTAAAGGCTTTAAACTCAAACAAAGCCTTAAAAGAAAGGCTTTTTGGAGTGGAGTTTTTAAGCACGAAGCTTGATATGAGCCTTACTTTGCTTTATCACAAGGACATAGAGCAAATCAAAACAGAACTAAATAAATTTAGCGAAAGCTTAAATTTAAAACTCATAGCAAGAAGCAGGGGCAAAAAGCTAGTTTTTAAAGATGAAATTTTAAAACAAGAGCTAGAAATTTATAATAAAAAATATCATTATGTATATACTAATGAGTGCTTTTGTCAAGCAAATACTTATATAAATGAAAAGATGATAGAATGGCTTTTAAAAGAGCTAAAAGATGAGAAAAAAAGAGATCTCTTAGAGCTTTACTGCGGGTATGGGAATTTTACCCTGCCCCTATCTTTTATCTTTGAAAGGGTAGTAGCAACCGAGCTATCCAAAAAAAATATAGAATTCGCACTTAAAAACTGCGAGTTAAATGGTGTTAAAAATATCAAATTCTTAAGGCTTTCAAGTGAGGATTTTTCAAAGGCTATAAAAAAAGAAAGAGAATTTTTTAGGCTAAGAGATGTAAATTTAGATGAGTTTTATTTTTCTCATATCCTGCTTGATCCACCAAGGGCTGGGCTTAGCAAAGAGGTTGTAACTTTAGCTAAAAACTATGAAAATATCATCTATATATCTTGCAATCCGCAAAGTTTAAGGCAAAATTTAGAGCATTTAAAAGAATATGAGCTTAAAAAACTAGCACTTTTTGATCAATTCGTAGATACAAAGCACATAGAGTGCATAGCCATACTAAAAAGAAAGGTTTAA
- a CDS encoding Na+/H+ antiporter NhaC family protein: MKIISILIFLSSFSLANEADFNASYYGILTLLPPFLAIVLAFVTKDVIFSLFVGALSGTFMLAFSESSSIIASIIPAFISYIDRVLNSMTNNSNAGIIMQVLTIGGLIALITKNGGTKAVALWFAKKAKDAKNSQFATWCMGLFIFFDDYANSLIIGPVMRPISDKFRISREKLAFIIDSTAAPVTGLAIISTWIGLEISLIHTGYDLVDPAVFASLHIARDDINAFEIFVQTIPYRFYNLFILIFVLLTIYMGKEFGPMLKAEKRARAGEIAKEHLVESGGLEDEILEPDENTKLKASNAILPLLTLIIFAILSFYYSGYNAIKDEGLKAMIDESPLSFFALRTCFAEANSSTALFQSAVIASILAIILGIYRKTFTLRTAISTWLRGWKTMISTVAILLCAWSLSSVIKDLGTSKYLIEILTDTTPLFLLPTVIFLFASLISFSTGTSYGTMGILMPLAIPLAMGIGVHNGLSGDELHHYMVINIATVLTGAVFGDHCSPISDTTILASMGSKCSLLAHVNTQMPYALSICAVSILCGYLPITLGLNVYLCLGLGVVAMIILLALVGKKVES, translated from the coding sequence ATGAAAATTATATCTATCTTAATCTTTTTATCTAGCTTTTCCCTTGCTAATGAGGCTGATTTTAACGCCTCTTACTACGGCATTTTAACACTTTTGCCGCCCTTTTTGGCCATAGTTTTAGCCTTTGTAACAAAAGATGTTATATTTTCGCTTTTTGTAGGAGCATTAAGTGGAACCTTTATGCTTGCATTTTCTGAAAGCTCAAGCATCATAGCATCAATCATCCCTGCGTTTATATCTTACATAGATAGGGTTTTAAACTCTATGACAAACAACTCAAATGCAGGTATCATCATGCAAGTTTTAACCATAGGAGGACTAATAGCTCTTATAACCAAAAACGGAGGCACAAAGGCTGTCGCTCTTTGGTTTGCTAAAAAGGCGAAAGACGCTAAAAATTCGCAGTTTGCTACCTGGTGCATGGGTTTATTTATCTTTTTTGATGATTATGCAAATTCTCTTATCATAGGACCTGTTATGAGGCCAATCAGTGATAAATTTAGAATTAGCAGGGAAAAATTAGCCTTTATCATAGACTCAACCGCAGCTCCTGTTACTGGACTTGCCATAATCTCTACTTGGATAGGGCTTGAAATTTCGCTCATTCATACTGGGTATGACCTTGTAGATCCTGCTGTTTTTGCTAGTTTACACATAGCAAGAGATGATATAAATGCCTTTGAAATCTTTGTGCAAACCATACCGTACCGCTTTTACAACCTTTTCATCCTCATCTTTGTGCTTTTAACCATATACATGGGTAAAGAATTTGGCCCTATGCTAAAGGCTGAAAAAAGAGCTCGTGCTGGAGAGATAGCCAAAGAACATTTGGTAGAAAGCGGAGGGCTTGAGGATGAAATTTTAGAACCTGATGAAAATACCAAGCTAAAAGCTTCTAATGCCATCTTGCCATTACTAACGCTTATAATCTTTGCGATTTTAAGCTTTTATTACAGCGGATACAATGCTATAAAAGATGAGGGCTTAAAAGCTATGATAGATGAGAGCCCTTTAAGCTTTTTTGCCTTAAGAACTTGCTTTGCAGAAGCAAATTCATCAACTGCCCTTTTTCAATCAGCCGTCATAGCTAGTATCTTGGCAATAATTCTTGGAATTTATAGAAAGACTTTCACCCTAAGAACCGCCATCAGCACCTGGCTTAGGGGTTGGAAGACCATGATTAGCACGGTTGCCATTTTACTTTGTGCTTGGTCCTTATCAAGCGTTATAAAAGACCTTGGAACTTCTAAGTATTTAATAGAAATTTTAACGGACACTACGCCTTTATTTTTACTGCCAACAGTCATATTTTTATTTGCATCGCTTATTTCTTTTTCCACAGGCACAAGCTACGGCACCATGGGAATTTTAATGCCTCTTGCCATACCGCTTGCTATGGGCATAGGAGTGCATAATGGGCTAAGTGGTGATGAACTTCATCACTATATGGTTATAAATATAGCCACGGTTTTAACAGGAGCAGTCTTTGGAGACCACTGCTCGCCAATTTCTGATACAACCATACTTGCTTCTATGGGTAGCAAATGCTCTTTACTAGCTCATGTAAATACTCAAATGCCTTACGCGCTCTCTATCTGTGCTGTGAGCATACTTTGTGGCTATTTACCTATCACCTTGGGCTTAAATGTTTATCTTTGCTTAGGGCTTGGAGTTGTGGCTATGATTATCTTACTTGCTTTAGTGGGTAAAAAAGTTGAATCTTGA